Proteins from one Prevotella sp. E2-28 genomic window:
- the thiS gene encoding sulfur carrier protein ThiS produces MAKIFVNGDAQEVSLPLNVSELIKVNNVLQPEMVSVQVNEEFAEREDWEQIQLKEGDKVDFLYFMGGGAL; encoded by the coding sequence ATGGCAAAGATTTTTGTAAATGGAGACGCGCAGGAAGTGAGCCTGCCCCTCAACGTGAGTGAACTCATCAAAGTAAACAATGTGCTGCAACCGGAAATGGTGAGCGTGCAGGTAAATGAGGAGTTTGCCGAACGTGAGGACTGGGAGCAGATTCAATTGAAAGAAGGTGATAAGGTTGACTTCTTGTATTTCATGGGAGGCGGAGCGCTATGA
- a CDS encoding ThiF family adenylyltransferase, translating to MDFTEEQIQRYSRHILLQDVGVEGQEKILNARVLVVGAGGLGAPVSLYLAAAGIGTIGIVDADVVDLSNLQRQVIHFTKDVGVPKVKSAEEKIKAINPDVKVDTYYEFLDSSNALDIIKEYDFIVDGTDNFPVKFLINDACVMAGKPFSHGGILRFNGQTFTHLPGTACYRCMFKEPPPVGAVPTCSQAGVLGAIAGMLGTIQAAETLKYFTGVGELLTNRLLTFDAKTMQFRTVPVKHRDSCAICGSNPTIDHLIDYEQAACDLKH from the coding sequence ATAGATTTTACAGAAGAACAGATACAACGATACTCACGACATATCCTGCTACAGGATGTGGGTGTTGAGGGACAAGAGAAAATATTGAACGCACGCGTGCTCGTAGTGGGTGCCGGAGGACTGGGGGCTCCCGTGAGTCTCTATCTGGCAGCAGCGGGTATAGGAACTATTGGTATCGTGGATGCGGATGTGGTAGATCTGAGTAACCTGCAGCGACAGGTCATCCACTTCACCAAGGATGTAGGTGTGCCAAAAGTAAAGAGTGCCGAGGAGAAGATAAAAGCGATTAACCCCGACGTGAAGGTGGATACGTATTATGAGTTCCTCGACTCATCGAACGCACTCGATATCATTAAGGAATACGATTTCATTGTGGACGGAACCGATAACTTCCCCGTGAAGTTCCTGATTAATGATGCGTGTGTGATGGCAGGAAAGCCGTTCTCGCATGGTGGCATCCTGCGCTTCAACGGACAGACATTTACACATTTGCCCGGTACGGCATGTTACCGTTGTATGTTTAAGGAACCGCCTCCAGTAGGTGCTGTGCCTACATGTTCGCAAGCAGGTGTGCTGGGTGCCATCGCTGGTATGCTGGGTACTATTCAGGCTGCTGAGACGCTGAAGTATTTTACGGGGGTAGGGGAGTTGCTGACAAACCGATTGCTGACGTTTGATGCCAAAACAATGCAGTTCCGTACCGTTCCCGTGAAGCATCGTGACTCGTGTGCTATCTGTGGTTCGAACCCCACGATAGACCATCTAATAGATTACGAACAGGCCGCTTGCGACTTGAAACATTAA
- a CDS encoding ThiF family adenylyltransferase, whose translation MAIEQAIFRRAELLLGDEAMSRIAQKRVIIFGVGGVGSWCAESLVRSGIRKLTIVDSDRVCITNVNRQLMATMKTVGQVKVDALKERLLAINPSAEITALQQIFTAETADSFQLDTYDYIIDAIDSLKDKALLILMATSIPSTGGVGKGPQFFSSMGAALKLDPTKIRVAEFWKVTGDPLARALRNRFKRDKKFPKRKFQCIFSDELLENKGHNATCGTEQCMCPKAKIGPGDPKLLNHEWCSSKAQINGTLAHITAIFGFMLAGLVIQDSVN comes from the coding sequence ATGGCAATAGAACAGGCAATATTCCGTAGGGCGGAACTACTATTGGGTGATGAGGCGATGAGTCGCATCGCTCAGAAACGCGTGATTATCTTTGGTGTGGGTGGCGTCGGCTCATGGTGTGCTGAGAGCTTGGTGCGTTCAGGCATCAGGAAGTTGACCATTGTCGATTCCGACCGTGTGTGCATCACCAACGTCAACCGCCAGCTGATGGCTACCATGAAAACCGTCGGTCAGGTGAAGGTCGATGCCCTCAAGGAACGCCTGCTCGCTATTAACCCCTCTGCAGAAATCACTGCCTTGCAACAAATCTTCACGGCTGAGACCGCAGACAGTTTTCAATTGGACACCTACGATTATATCATCGATGCTATCGATTCGCTGAAAGACAAGGCCTTGCTCATCCTCATGGCTACCTCGATCCCCTCAACAGGGGGTGTCGGAAAGGGGCCTCAATTCTTCTCGTCGATGGGTGCTGCCCTGAAACTCGACCCCACTAAAATTCGCGTGGCTGAATTCTGGAAGGTCACTGGCGACCCTCTGGCTCGTGCTCTCCGTAACCGTTTCAAGCGCGATAAGAAATTTCCAAAGCGCAAGTTCCAGTGCATCTTCTCAGACGAACTCTTAGAGAATAAAGGGCATAACGCCACCTGCGGTACAGAGCAGTGCATGTGTCCCAAAGCCAAGATCGGTCCTGGTGACCCTAAACTGCTGAACCATGAGTGGTGTTCGTCGAAAGCACAGATCAACGGCACACTGGCTCATATCACTGCCATCTTCGGCTTTATGTTGGCTGGCTTGGTCATACAAGATTCCGTCAACTAA
- a CDS encoding mannose-1-phosphate guanylyltransferase — MNYSNKNYCIILAGGRGKRLWPSSRMERPKQFIDFFGTGRTQLQATFDRMASIIPQENIFVCTCKDYEHLVREQLPELPTHHLLSEPVTRNTAPAVAWAGVCIHRECADARIVILPSDQIIFNEKAFLKNVLDGLTFVSENDIMLTMGIKPSRPEPGYGYIQMGEPTPFQGISKVQSFTEKPERDFARVFMESGEFLWNTGMFLCNVLYLRQFLIDTIKDMPYRMADLLDMEPEEKRTLYVNEYFPAYPNLSMDKAALELSDNVYVMQCDFGWADLGTWHAIYECMQKQDDDNVIIDSEVMMDDCKGNIIKLPKGHIGIINGLEGYIVAEEGDVLLICKKSDSSSLIRKYVNEAGIRYGEKYI, encoded by the coding sequence ATGAACTATTCAAACAAAAACTACTGTATCATACTAGCCGGTGGACGTGGAAAAAGGCTATGGCCTTCCAGCAGAATGGAGCGCCCAAAGCAATTTATAGACTTCTTTGGAACGGGGCGCACACAGCTTCAGGCAACATTCGACCGTATGGCTTCTATCATTCCTCAAGAGAACATATTTGTATGTACGTGTAAGGATTACGAGCACCTGGTGCGTGAACAACTACCCGAGTTACCCACCCATCACCTCCTCTCAGAGCCTGTGACCCGTAACACCGCCCCTGCTGTTGCCTGGGCTGGTGTATGTATCCATCGTGAATGTGCGGATGCCCGCATAGTGATATTACCCTCAGATCAGATTATCTTTAATGAAAAGGCATTTCTGAAGAATGTACTCGATGGTCTGACGTTTGTATCGGAAAACGATATCATGCTGACAATGGGTATCAAACCCTCGCGTCCTGAGCCTGGCTATGGTTATATCCAGATGGGAGAACCGACCCCATTCCAGGGAATCAGCAAAGTACAGTCGTTTACTGAGAAACCTGAACGCGACTTCGCGCGTGTATTTATGGAAAGTGGTGAGTTCCTTTGGAACACGGGTATGTTCCTTTGTAATGTACTCTACCTGCGCCAGTTTTTGATTGACACGATTAAGGATATGCCCTATCGCATGGCCGATTTGCTGGATATGGAACCCGAGGAGAAGCGCACATTATATGTCAACGAGTATTTTCCTGCCTATCCTAACCTGTCAATGGACAAGGCCGCTTTGGAGCTGTCGGATAATGTCTATGTGATGCAATGCGACTTTGGTTGGGCCGACTTAGGCACCTGGCATGCCATTTATGAATGTATGCAGAAACAGGATGATGACAATGTGATTATCGATTCTGAGGTGATGATGGATGACTGCAAGGGAAATATCATCAAACTACCTAAGGGTCACATCGGTATTATCAACGGACTGGAAGGCTACATCGTGGCTGAAGAAGGCGACGTCCTCTTAATATGCAAAAAGAGCGACTCATCGTCGCTCATTCGCAAGTATGTCAACGAAGCTGGCATACGTTATGGTGAAAAGTATATTTAG
- a CDS encoding TonB-dependent receptor has product MKSFQKTRFILLVLAIVSSSVASAAPIVGKVTDAGTGEAIIGATIYDARSQVGVITDAEGNFRIDVTAFPSELKVSYVGYEPRTIRLKGDDKNVVVSLKEEDHHLNEVVVVGYGTQKRTQLTGSVTKVKADIFEISQAPTLDGALSGQVAGLSVTASSGQPGADSHIRIRGGNSVNASNEPLYVIDGFIYFKDANNNSTGLGGIEGSLNPLATINPNDIESVEVLKDVSATAIYGSRGANGVILITTKKGQRGDQQARINYTYNIGASSISKKLDLLNASEWAQFQKDYWSNKGGYTDAEIAALGKGTDWQEAVLRTAVQQSHELSIMGGTDKSRYAFSANYTDQDGILLNSGFERYNFHTNVEWELKNDLKFGVNATYGRSKQKGLTTTEEQVFNSSPYSAGITNSFVYALLMPPVVSVYNQDGSYNFNNPYEYAYFAIGDQSANPVYDLQESVAENINNYLLSNVWASYRIGDLTLKATIGLNSEKLTQNYFSGAYTSLGLATQGIGGTGNRQTDVWQQEYTAAYSRNLNEQHFIDALVGYTRQTSTSTHSNIRTNHFTNETLKQYNLGDGSGIYTPQTGISESTLNSIIARVNYTLLDRYNATATFRADNSSRFSKDHRWGYFPSLGLSWNVDQESFLRDVQAIDYLKVRLSGGLVGNQEIPDYAFSTSYATGSYGGSSSYAKQNTSNDNLKWETTASYNLGFDIGLLKNRVNIVFDAYYKKTSDLLLVVPMGFASGVTSQLQNVGNVVNKGVELSVNANLIQRKNLQWSVSANAAYNKNEISDMGSTNDIIQGSDKQQILRRGESLGAFYGLQFVGIVQSNEDVSKLPTINGQTPQPGDLKFADTNNDNKIDGNDRVILGSTQPDLIYGFSTQLRYGNFDLSASFAGSYGNKLYNALQRCLEQTTDSYNVLATVKNSWTPQNGSNTLPLASTVRPFDYIDSRYVQNASYLKLRNLTIGYNVKMKELKNVRIESIRLYATATNLFTITPYKGYDPEVSSGTDSGAYPASRTFTFGVNVTL; this is encoded by the coding sequence ATGAAGAGTTTTCAGAAAACACGATTTATTTTACTTGTTTTAGCCATTGTTTCCAGTTCTGTAGCGTCGGCTGCCCCCATTGTAGGAAAGGTAACCGACGCCGGAACGGGTGAGGCTATCATTGGTGCAACGATATATGATGCACGCAGTCAGGTGGGTGTGATAACGGATGCAGAGGGTAACTTCCGCATCGATGTGACAGCATTTCCCTCGGAACTGAAGGTGAGCTATGTGGGCTATGAGCCGAGAACCATCCGTTTGAAGGGCGATGATAAGAATGTTGTTGTGTCACTGAAAGAGGAAGATCATCATTTGAACGAGGTCGTGGTGGTAGGCTACGGCACGCAGAAGCGAACACAGCTAACAGGTAGTGTGACGAAGGTGAAGGCTGATATCTTTGAGATATCGCAGGCTCCTACACTTGATGGGGCCTTGAGCGGACAAGTGGCAGGTCTTAGCGTGACTGCCAGTAGTGGTCAGCCAGGTGCCGACAGCCATATCCGTATTCGTGGCGGTAACTCGGTAAATGCCTCTAACGAGCCACTTTATGTGATCGATGGTTTTATTTATTTCAAGGATGCCAATAATAACTCTACGGGTTTGGGCGGCATCGAGGGAAGTCTGAATCCGCTGGCTACTATCAATCCTAACGATATTGAGAGTGTAGAGGTACTGAAAGACGTTTCGGCTACAGCCATCTACGGTTCGCGTGGTGCCAACGGCGTGATTCTTATCACTACGAAGAAGGGACAGCGCGGCGATCAGCAGGCACGTATCAACTATACTTATAATATTGGAGCAAGCAGCATCAGCAAGAAGTTGGATTTGCTCAACGCCTCAGAGTGGGCACAGTTCCAGAAGGACTACTGGAGTAACAAGGGCGGCTATACCGACGCTGAGATTGCTGCCCTCGGCAAGGGTACCGACTGGCAGGAAGCCGTCTTGCGCACGGCCGTTCAGCAAAGTCATGAGCTGAGCATCATGGGCGGCACCGACAAAAGTCGTTATGCTTTCTCGGCCAACTATACTGATCAGGACGGCATCCTGCTGAACTCTGGTTTCGAGCGTTATAACTTCCACACCAACGTGGAGTGGGAGTTGAAAAACGACTTGAAGTTTGGCGTCAACGCCACCTACGGTCGCTCAAAGCAGAAAGGCCTCACCACGACAGAGGAGCAGGTGTTTAACTCGTCACCTTATTCTGCTGGTATCACCAATAGTTTTGTCTATGCTCTGTTGATGCCACCCGTTGTCAGTGTATATAATCAGGATGGCTCATATAATTTCAATAATCCCTATGAGTATGCCTACTTCGCTATCGGCGACCAATCAGCGAATCCTGTTTACGACCTTCAGGAGAGCGTAGCCGAGAACATCAACAATTACCTACTCTCGAATGTCTGGGCAAGTTATCGTATCGGTGACCTCACGCTGAAGGCTACTATTGGTCTGAACAGTGAAAAGCTCACACAGAACTATTTCTCGGGTGCCTATACTTCATTGGGTCTTGCTACGCAGGGTATTGGTGGTACGGGTAATCGTCAGACGGACGTATGGCAGCAGGAGTACACCGCCGCTTATAGCCGAAACCTCAATGAGCAGCACTTCATTGATGCCCTCGTAGGTTACACCCGTCAGACCTCAACTTCTACGCACAGCAATATTCGCACGAACCATTTCACCAACGAGACGCTGAAGCAGTATAACCTGGGCGACGGTTCCGGTATTTACACACCACAGACGGGTATCTCAGAATCGACACTTAATTCGATTATTGCTCGTGTGAACTATACGTTACTTGATCGCTATAACGCCACTGCCACTTTCCGTGCAGATAACTCCAGTCGTTTCTCAAAGGATCATCGCTGGGGCTACTTCCCCTCGCTGGGTCTGTCGTGGAATGTTGATCAGGAGTCGTTCTTGCGCGACGTGCAGGCCATTGACTATCTGAAGGTGCGCCTCTCGGGCGGTCTGGTGGGTAATCAGGAGATTCCAGACTATGCTTTCTCGACCTCCTACGCTACGGGTAGCTACGGTGGTTCTAGCAGCTATGCCAAGCAGAACACCTCGAACGATAATCTGAAGTGGGAGACTACTGCGTCGTATAACCTCGGCTTCGACATCGGTCTATTGAAGAACCGTGTGAACATCGTCTTCGATGCCTACTACAAGAAGACCAGCGACCTGCTCCTGGTGGTGCCGATGGGCTTTGCCAGTGGTGTTACCTCACAGCTGCAGAACGTGGGTAATGTGGTGAACAAGGGTGTGGAACTCTCTGTTAATGCTAACCTTATTCAACGTAAGAATCTACAATGGTCGGTTAGCGCCAACGCTGCCTACAACAAGAACGAGATTTCCGATATGGGCTCAACGAACGACATCATCCAGGGTTCCGACAAACAGCAGATACTGCGTCGTGGCGAGTCTCTCGGAGCTTTCTATGGCTTGCAGTTCGTAGGTATCGTGCAGAGTAATGAGGATGTATCCAAGCTACCCACCATCAATGGACAGACACCCCAGCCGGGCGATCTGAAGTTTGCCGATACTAACAACGACAACAAGATTGACGGCAATGACCGCGTTATCCTGGGTAGCACCCAGCCCGACCTTATTTATGGTTTCTCTACGCAGTTGCGCTACGGCAACTTCGACCTCTCTGCATCGTTCGCCGGCAGCTATGGCAACAAACTCTACAATGCCTTGCAGCGTTGTCTGGAGCAGACAACCGATTCTTACAATGTGCTTGCTACTGTTAAGAACTCATGGACGCCCCAGAACGGAAGTAACACGCTGCCCCTAGCCAGCACGGTCCGCCCCTTCGATTATATCGACAGCCGATATGTGCAGAATGCCAGCTACCTGAAGTTGCGTAACCTCACCATCGGATATAATGTAAAAATGAAAGAATTAAAAAATGTAAGAATTGAGAGTATCCGCCTTTACGCTACTGCCACCAACCTCTTTACCATCACTCCCTATAAGGGCTATGATCCTGAGGTTAGCAGTGGCACTGACAGTGGTGCCTATCCCGCCTCGCGCACCTTCACTTTTGGTGTAAACGTCACGCTGTAA
- a CDS encoding Mov34/MPN/PAD-1 family protein, with translation MKIPESIIEELIAQAEKDAPDESCGYLLGIGDEVTENYWMENIDHSSEHFSFAPKDQFAALRYAREHGLKILANWHSHPASPSRPSQEDLRLANDPTIRYAILSLLNGEPKLNSFKILNGEVVDKEIHL, from the coding sequence ATGAAGATTCCTGAGAGCATTATAGAAGAATTGATTGCGCAAGCTGAGAAGGATGCACCCGATGAGTCGTGTGGCTATCTGCTGGGGATTGGTGATGAAGTCACCGAGAACTACTGGATGGAGAACATTGACCATTCATCAGAGCACTTCTCTTTTGCGCCAAAGGATCAGTTTGCTGCCCTGCGCTATGCCCGTGAGCATGGGTTGAAGATACTGGCCAACTGGCACAGTCATCCAGCCTCGCCCTCACGACCATCGCAGGAGGATTTGCGCTTGGCTAACGACCCCACTATCCGTTATGCTATCTTATCACTACTCAACGGAGAACCGAAGTTGAACTCGTTTAAGATACTGAACGGAGAGGTCGTTGACAAAGAGATACATCTTTGA
- the ruvB gene encoding Holliday junction branch migration DNA helicase RuvB, with the protein MNEDFDIREERFAGGGEKDFENALRPLSFGDFSGQQKIVENLQVFVEAAKYRGEPLDHTLLHGPPGLGKTTLSNIIANELGVGFKITSGPVLDKPGDLAGILTSLEPRDVLFIDEIHRLSPVVEEYLYSAMEDYRIDIMIDKGPSARSIQIDLNPFTLVGATTRSGLLTAPLRARFGINMHLEYYDPQTLSRIIERSADILGVPITEDAALEIAGRSRGTPRIANALLRRVRDFAQVRGNGAIDTKITRIALTALNIDKYGLDEIDNKILLTIIDKFKGGPVGITTIATAIGEDAGTVEEVYEPFLIMEGFIKRTPRGRMVTELAYKHFGRDPYSGSIMQPSLFDS; encoded by the coding sequence ATGAACGAAGATTTTGACATACGTGAAGAGCGCTTTGCCGGTGGTGGCGAGAAGGACTTTGAGAATGCCCTTCGCCCTTTGAGCTTTGGCGACTTCAGCGGACAGCAGAAGATTGTTGAGAATCTGCAGGTGTTCGTTGAAGCAGCCAAGTATCGTGGCGAGCCCCTTGACCACACCCTGCTGCACGGTCCTCCAGGACTGGGTAAGACCACGCTGAGCAATATCATTGCCAACGAACTGGGCGTGGGCTTTAAGATTACCAGTGGTCCTGTGCTCGACAAGCCTGGCGATTTGGCTGGTATCCTCACCTCCCTGGAGCCACGTGATGTCTTGTTTATCGACGAGATTCATCGCCTCTCGCCTGTTGTAGAGGAATATCTCTACAGTGCGATGGAGGATTATCGCATTGATATCATGATAGACAAAGGCCCCTCGGCCCGTTCTATCCAGATAGACCTGAACCCCTTTACTTTGGTGGGTGCCACTACCCGCAGCGGATTGCTGACGGCCCCTTTGCGTGCCCGTTTCGGCATCAACATGCACTTGGAGTATTACGACCCACAGACGCTGAGCCGTATCATTGAGCGCTCAGCCGACATCCTAGGTGTACCCATCACTGAGGATGCCGCCCTCGAAATTGCAGGCCGCAGCCGTGGTACGCCCCGTATTGCCAATGCCCTGTTGCGCCGTGTGCGTGACTTTGCTCAGGTACGTGGCAACGGTGCCATTGACACGAAGATTACCAGAATAGCCCTCACGGCTCTGAATATCGATAAATATGGTCTTGACGAGATAGACAATAAGATACTGCTGACTATCATCGACAAGTTCAAGGGTGGTCCTGTGGGTATCACTACTATTGCTACGGCTATTGGCGAGGATGCCGGTACCGTAGAGGAAGTTTACGAGCCTTTCCTCATCATGGAAGGCTTCATCAAGCGTACGCCGCGTGGTCGTATGGTCACTGAGTTGGCCTATAAGCACTTCGGGCGTGATCCTTACTCTGGTTCCATCATGCAGCCCAGTCTGTTTGACAGCTGA
- the greA gene encoding transcription elongation factor GreA yields the protein MAYMSQEGYDKLIAELKRLEGVERPKASAAIAEARDKGDLSENSEYEAAKEAQAHLESKINQLKQQITEAKIVDTSRLSTDSVQILSKVEMTNLANKARMTYTIVSESEANLREGKISIQTPIAQGLLNHKVGDEVEVTIPRGVIKLRIEKISVG from the coding sequence ATGGCTTATATGTCGCAAGAAGGCTATGATAAACTCATAGCTGAACTGAAACGTTTAGAAGGCGTTGAACGTCCGAAGGCATCGGCTGCTATCGCAGAAGCACGCGATAAGGGCGACCTGAGTGAGAATAGTGAATATGAGGCTGCCAAGGAGGCACAGGCACACCTGGAGTCGAAAATCAACCAGCTGAAGCAGCAGATTACTGAGGCAAAGATTGTAGATACATCACGCCTGAGCACGGATTCTGTGCAGATCCTGTCGAAGGTGGAGATGACGAACCTGGCTAACAAGGCTCGCATGACCTATACCATTGTGAGCGAGAGCGAGGCCAACCTGCGCGAGGGTAAGATTTCAATCCAGACACCTATTGCTCAGGGACTGCTGAACCATAAGGTAGGTGACGAGGTGGAAGTAACAATTCCACGTGGCGTCATCAAGCTGAGAATTGAGAAAATCAGTGTAGGCTAA
- a CDS encoding HIT family protein: MDIFSKIAAGEIPSYKCAENEKFYAFLDINPVAKGHTLVIPRREVDYIFDMDDEELAEFEVFAKQVAVALKKAFPCKKVAQVVLGLEVPHAHIHLIPMNSEGDVDFRKEKLHLPAEEMQQIADKIFAAFKG, encoded by the coding sequence ATGGATATTTTCAGTAAGATTGCTGCTGGTGAGATTCCCAGCTACAAATGCGCAGAGAACGAGAAGTTCTATGCTTTCCTTGATATCAACCCCGTGGCAAAAGGTCACACGCTAGTGATTCCCCGTCGTGAGGTAGATTATATCTTCGACATGGATGATGAGGAGCTGGCTGAGTTTGAGGTTTTTGCCAAGCAGGTGGCCGTAGCTCTGAAGAAGGCATTCCCTTGTAAGAAGGTGGCTCAGGTAGTGCTGGGCTTGGAAGTGCCCCACGCTCATATCCATCTGATTCCCATGAACAGCGAGGGCGATGTGGACTTTCGCAAAGAAAAGCTGCATCTCCCAGCAGAGGAAATGCAGCAGATAGCAGATAAGATATTTGCAGCCTTCAAGGGCTAA